The Tursiops truncatus isolate mTurTru1 chromosome 11, mTurTru1.mat.Y, whole genome shotgun sequence genomic sequence atgttttagatttatGCCTGGAGTCCCTTTGGGGCTAATATTGGTTTCAGATGTAAGGTTTAGGTCAAAGTTCATTTTTTGCCAGAGGATGTCCAAGTGCTCCAGCATCATTTACTCACTGAATTGCTTTGGTACCCTTGTGAAAATTCAGTTGGtcatatttatgtgggtctatttatgGGTTCTCTGTTCTTTTGTATTAATCTATGTGTCCAGCACTCTGCCAACATTGTTTAATGACCTTAGCAATGTAGTAAACCTTAACATCATATAAAATGATTCCCtccaatttgttctttttcaagattgttttgttaTTCTAGGGCCTATGTCTTTCCATTTGAATTCTGGAATagtctatttctttgaaaatcctGCTGgattttgacataaattgcattaaacctatagatcactttgggaagaactgatattTTTACTATATTAAGTCTTCAAATCCACAAACACAGTCTGTACCTCCATTTAtccagttttctttcatttttttaatcagcgTTTTAAAATTTCAGCATTCATTTCAtgaatgtgttttaattttgtacataaatatttcactttctttggAATGACAGGTGCTATTGTGTTTCTCATTTGTTTCCACTTCTTAATTGTTAGTATATAAAAAGTGATTTAAGTTTTGTGTCTTGaacttgtatcctgcaacctttctGGACTCATTAATTCTAggaggcttttgttttgttttttatattttggagaggCAGTGACACAATTATATTATATGACCCTGATTAGCCTTAGGAGTTTGGGTGGTACACTGAGAGTAAAGGAGAAGTCATTAGTAGATTTTATTTAAAGGAGTGACCCGATCACACTTTGCATTAGAATAATCCATCTGGTTACAATATAAAGAATGAATCAGAATGAATTTAAAGGGGAAGAATGGGTAAGTCCCAAATTATGTAGATGTTTTTCTGGGTACTTTTGCAGGCTTGTTCCTGTGGAGAAATGTTTTCCTCATGAGCTTTGAATGATTAATTCAACCAGTAGTGATTTCTACTGAAGCACTAGAAATTGATTTATACAGCTCACTGACTTCCTGCTGGTGGCAGCAGGAAAGTGACAATGGATTTATCATCACTTAGACGTTCCCACACTGGTAGCAGAATATTTGccgttatttttacttttatttccatagagcaataatggaagaaaaactatttattaaatatttactaagtcaGATATAGTGACAAGAGACTTTCATCTGTTACCTCATTTGAATCTTAAAACTAGCCAGTGAAACTGGTagtcatacacatatatataaattttttttctggttgaagTCTGATTTTATTTCAGATTGAAACTAGAGTTAAGGTCTATGAAATATAGAAACATTAGCATTTAGAAGAAAAAGTTCTTTTATGTCAGAAAGTCATCTCAATTTGTACAGAATATTCTTCTTAATATTATTTAGACTTACTTGTACCCCTCCCCATCCAAGATTGACAGTTTTGTCAGGAACTGTGAAGGTTCTGAGACTGCTTTGTCTGCACGCTCCCAAGTGAGTTTGGTATAGTTTCATATCCATCAAAGGTTTGATttcaacatgttttcttttttttattaatttttattggggtatagtttctttacaatgttgtcttagtttctgctgtaagtAAAATGAATCAGGTATACTTATATCCTCTCTATTTtaggtttccttcccatttagcaaagggaactctacaCTTGTATTTATTTTCCACGGGAAGAAACTCTACTTTGAGGGGCTATGTAATTTATAAAGgtcacagctaagaaacagaattCACGCTTTAGATACATGGCTTGGAAAATAGTTTGTAGAAGAATACTAGGTCAGTTAGGGTCACAGTTTGACTCAAATTTCATTTGTAAGTTAGTCACACTAACTTAAACTTTCATATGTAAGTTTATcaatataaaatcttttttttttttttttttactttccagaTTTCTGTGGAAATTTAGCTTTCTTTATAAGAAAGTTAGCAGAAACTAAGCAAAGGTAAGCAAATAGGAAAGGATCTCATAGTCATGAAGATATATCCATAGGTATATTTAGAACATATGCTATACCTGAGgcattgtattgggttggccaaaaagttcgttcgggtttttccatctcacaaaacctgaacgaactttttggccaacccaatactagtCTCCGAGGACACAGAAGTGAACTAGACATAGTCCCTGCTTCTTAGAAAACCTGAGATAAAATGAACTGTAAGCCAAAAAGCATCCATACATAATCTCaagtgtatataaaaatatataatatatataaatatatacaaaactgTATCTAGAATTACAAAAGGAAACtgacaagaaagacaaatatcatacaatattgcttacatgtggaatctaaaaaagtgcacaaatgaacttatctacaaaacagagacaaacttatggttaacaggtgtgccaggtcttagttgcggtacttGGGATCTTCAaactttgttgaggcatgcagaatctttagttgcggcatgtggaatctttagttgtggcatgtgggatctagttccctgaccagggatcaaacccaggccccctgcattgggagcacagagtcttagccactggaccaccagggaagtccctagtcttagtgctttttaaaatttccctatatatttttaactgaCAGTAAGAGAATTTTGAATGTGTCAACCAATTGTATCTTTTCTCATTGGTTATTAAAATCATTTTGCATGGTTTCAGCTGTCATAGTCATTTTTATGGTCCCATGTGTACAAATACAGGGCTGTCTGTACAGAAAAGGAGGAACTCGTTCATATTTATAGGGTTCAAAATACAAATATCAGCTCATATTACTTAACACCCACTTAGTTTAGAAGCATGCTCTTCCAAATCCCTATATTACATCATTCAAGGATAGCTTGCCTCTTTGCTGGTAACAAGGATTATAAATGcacattgttaatatttttggcAGGCCAAGAAATACAGCAGCAGCTGTATATAACAATTTATAATGCATCTCTTGGAGATGGTGCGTGAAATTCCCTAAAAAGTCCTTAAAGTATTTAACTCCACGGTGACATTATTATTTGTCTTGCTGCAAATCCAGTTTCTATCTGTGTAGCTCCTGGCGCTACTAAGTCCAATGTTATTCAGGTAGGCATAGTCCCCAACTCCTTTGATAACAAACctaaaaccaaacacaaaaatattaaaaaagcataGGTTGGACAGACATCTACATTCATTCCTCCTCTGTATTCTTCAGCACCCCTACTCCAGGTATTTTTCATGTGAacaagagaaaagtgaaaatctGTCATTCATATGGCTTCTTCGTAAATATATACCACGTCTGTATTTCGTTCCTTTTCTATTCTCAGAGTCCCTGCTTGAATATCAGAAGATTATCATCGTCCATACCAAATCCAGTTATGTTGTTTATCAGGTATTTAACTAGTGCTTGCTGTTGTAGCCAAGTGAACTGCTGCCATCAGCGGTGATAAAAGAAATTATCACATTTTGAGATatagggaagtcattctggcttatacatgagttaacttgaattttatgctatcTAAAAtgtggcctatcaaacatacattTGTACATccgctttaattattaaagaaaagggcacattgaccagaagtaaagaatgaccatgttaaaaataaaaattaggggcttccctggtggcgcagtggttgagagtccgcctgccgatgcaggggacgcgggttcgtgccccggtccgggaagatcccacatgccgcagagcggctgggcccgtgagccagggccgctgagcctgcgcgtccggagcctgtcctccgcgacgggagaggccacaacagtgagaggcccgcgtaccgcaaaaaaataaaaaaataaagattaaatgccccTCTTCTTGGGACACCAATGCTTGTCCTCATTCAatgataagactcccttcccaggggCCAAGGCCATACTGGCCGGCTGTGTACATgctggtccttttttttttttttatttgaaaccttgaagaaatgtaaccctgacttgtttaatgttctctgttctgacaagatattaaatataaaatataaaactctgcTGGAAACGctgcttctctggagcagtttctcagagtaatCTGCGAAGCAGGCTTCCGGGCTACTCCTCAgcttggctcaaataaaactcttttctattcttattattgattgtttattgattaCTTCCATTGTCAGTGGCCTTCAGTGAAGATTATTTTCAGTGTTGTCCTGACCTGTTTCATATAAGtgtgaaaataaaactatttacttAATAGTAAATTCTTAAAACGGCTTAGCTGTGATTGATGGAAGCGACAGGGCCCTTATATTTTATCTGCTCCAATGTAATGGTTAAATTCAAAATACCCCCACTGAAGTGTTCAGAACCCAAGGTATGCTCCTAAGTTCCTTCCAGAGATAATTTAGGGGGGATTCCCACGGGTTCCCTGACGACCTCCCTTTTGTGAATGGACGCAGCCGCTGGGAGAGTGGACTGAGGGTCTGTGGATATCAATGCTCCAGTGGCTTTTAGGGATTGTAGGACCCCTGCTGTGCATCAGCTGTTCTCTCTACATTCTAAATAGGGATTTCAGCACAGTTTAAGTCAGTGGATGAAAGATTTCAATTGAAATCACAATAAGTGTTTCCAAAGGCACAGCTAATAAGCGGAAGAGCATACAAAGGATTTCTATTTTGCACCTCATAGAGCAGTAAGCCTTCCATgctattaaatttattttcccataagcacaacacacacacataaccacATGTaaacacaatagaaggaaaagaagactaAAAACGTACGAGGCGTTATATTCAGTGCTGTCTGTCCATTTCCAAACATGATGTAATGATTCTCTTCTAAGGCCAATCCAATGGTCAGAAGGGCCTTTATATCTTTTCAGGAAGTTCTATTATAAAACACAGAAAGTAAAAACACGTGTCTCTTTCATATTACTCTTGAGTCTCTCTTCCCTCCAGCCTTCTCTCTTTGGGTGGCAGCCTGGTATAATTGAAAAGCTTAGACTCTGGAGGGAGACTAGTCCCCGCTTCTCAGCTTAAGTCACTCAAATATCTCTAATCCTAAATTACATTAAAGTGACCATACATCCCAATTTGGGAAAGTCCCAGGTTATGCCTGTGGTTCCAGCATAATATTAATATTCTCACTTTCACTTCCCAAAATGTCCcaatttggatgataaattacatGATTACCATATTTCTTTGTACAATGGGAACAATACATCTAATTGAAGGTCAGctatgaggattacatgagagAATGTATCTGAATTGTCTCACAGGGTTCCAGGCAGAGAATATACCCCAAACAAATATTAGGCACTAATATGCATCCCATGCCCCCAAGTCTACCTGGAATGGGGTCCTTCCTTATCTTTCAGCTTTCACCCTATGCAGCCTATATCTTTCTCAGGGTGCTAAGTATTCAACAAAGAACATGATCCAATAATATTTCTTACCAGCTCCTCCTCGGTTTCAAACTGACCAAGACCAGCTTTTAATGAGGTACAGAATGTCTGGCTGAATGACCAATTCCTTGCgtcttcagaaaaataaaaacacttatttCCAAATCCAATCCATGCTTTTGGGCAGGTAACATACAGAACATGTGAGACCGTCTTCGTGTTTCTCACTAAAAGTTGGACAGACACGGTGAATCATAACAAATACATTTTCTCATcccttttatctatttttccacTTACCATCCTgaggtcagtcttttttttttacatatgtatatatacacacatatatatatatacatgtgtatgtgtaggtACAGTATAACCTAATTCCAAAATGAGGGATTTGAAGAAGAACATGGCCAAATATCAACTAGACTCTTGAACTTTTATGGACTCCGCTagtagcattttgtttttcttaaaatctgaACAGGAGCTACTTTCTATAGGTAGACAAATTGTTAAAAATGTCTTCCATGCCCAAATGCGTGTGTTTTTCCCAATGAATAGTTTTCCTTTATACGTATTTTGGCACCACTCATTACATAATTTCCCTTATCATCATCTTATTTTGCTTCCAGAAACATATTCTTAAGTGCCTGGCTACATAATAAATACTCTCTGTGGATGCTGCCCAACTCTTGGTTATGTGCAGAATTGCTGAGCTGTAACGCACTACCAACTAATATTTCTAATGCCTCTTGGAATGCTACCAGCCTTAGCCACTTATAAAATACCAACTGCTACTCAATATGTGGAAATATGATTGCATTTCACTGCTTGTCAAAACAGCAGGCCTTTCtgagatcatttttctttttttggtttctggGAGAATACAATATTGAGATCCATGATCACTTGCTGAGGGCAAGCTAGCAGTAGTTGGTTTTTCCtaaatgattttattatattgaggattTGCCTTGGAACAGAATGGTCTACAGAAACtaatatgtgaataaatatatatattttatatggtgATCTTTTACCTCTGAGGTCAGTCTTGAAATACGTACATTCAATTGTTGCCTTCCTAAGTCATCACTAGCAGTCTTATCCCAGGCACAGAAGTCACCAGTCCACTGGACTTCAAGCAGAGTACCTATGTATCTGACTTCCCAGGGGTACACGGACACTAATGGCTTTAAGGAATCAATTTCTGTAGCATTTAATTTCTGTAGTACTCTTTCCTAGTATCATACAGATCCCCTTTCCCACATCTTCCTTAGTATCAGTCCTTCTTACTCTTGACAAAAGAAAGGCAAACTCCTTGCCTTTCCTAGATTT encodes the following:
- the CLEC2D gene encoding C-type lectin domain family 2 member D; this encodes MTVEEASLKILQAEPTSRESMEEGRSGKDLQRKRLLITSPLILLYSCIIIIIVLITIVMVLSIFLSVRNTKTVSHVLYVTCPKAWIGFGNKCFYFSEDARNWSFSQTFCTSLKAGLGQFETEEELNFLKRYKGPSDHWIGLRRESLHHVWKWTDSTEYNASFVIKGVGDYAYLNNIGLSSARSYTDRNWICSKTNNNVTVELNTLRTF